The Bacteroides fragilis NCTC 9343 genome includes the window CATAAGTCAGTGCATCGAGCACTACCACCTTGATATCACTGTGTTTAGCCAGAATATACTTCAGATAATTGGCACCGATAAATCCGGCAGCACCGGTTACAAGATAAGTTTTCATATTCTTTATGATTGATTTATTAATTTGCTAAGTCTATCAGATATTTACCGTATTCGGTCTTTTCCAATTTCTCGCCCAAAGCTTTTAACTGAGCAGAAGAAATCCATCCGTTACGCCAGGCTATCTCTTCAATACAACTGACATAAAATCCCTGACGATTCTGGATAGTAGCCACAAAATTAGAGGCTTCGAGCAAACTGTTGCAATTCCCCGTATCCAACCAGGCAAAGCCACGGCCAAAGAGTTCGACTTTCAGTGTTCCTTCGTCGAGATATAGCTTGTTCAAATCAGTTATTTCATATTCACCCCGGGCAGAAGGCTCCAAAGCAAGCGCTTTTTCAGTCACCGTAGCATCATAGAAATAAAGTCCGGGGACGGCATAATTGCTCTTGGGGACAGCAGGTTTCTCTTCCAACGAAACAACCTTTCCACTTCCATCAAATTCCACGACGCCATAGGCGCGAGGGTCCTTCACATAATATCCAAAGATGCAAGCTCCCTTTTCAATGGTAGCCGCCCGGCGAAGCATAGCTGAGAAACCTTGTCCGTAAAACAAATTATCTCCTAATATCAAACAGCCCGGTTCACCATTCAGAAAATCG containing:
- the rfbA gene encoding glucose-1-phosphate thymidylyltransferase RfbA, which translates into the protein MKGIILAGGSATRLYPLSKAISKQMMPVYDKPMIYYPLSTLMLAGIREVLVISTPRDLPLFRELLGSGEEFGMSFSYLVQEQPNGLAQAFVLGADFLNGEPGCLILGDNLFYGQGFSAMLRRAATIEKGACIFGYYVKDPRAYGVVEFDGSGKVVSLEEKPAVPKSNYAVPGLYFYDATVTEKALALEPSARGEYEITDLNKLYLDEGTLKVELFGRGFAWLDTGNCNSLLEASNFVATIQNRQGFYVSCIEEIAWRNGWISSAQLKALGEKLEKTEYGKYLIDLAN